The Candidatus Neomarinimicrobiota bacterium nucleotide sequence TATCCTTCATGAGGAGAGAACTCATAATAGTAGATTTCCGGTTGCTCATGGTGATGCGGCGGATAACTGCTCCACTTGCCCGGGAAATTTAATACTTCACCTAAAACCAGTTTCGCGTTCTCCGGCGCAATTGTTCTGTCAAAAACCAAGCGGACCAACCGATAACACGTTCCGTCGAGTATGTCTTCTCCTCTTCGCTCAATGTCGACTTCTTCGGGAAGATAGATTTTACCATCAAATCGGGAGCCGTTCAGAGTACTGATAACAGCCAGTCGAGAAACTTCTTCTGTCATAATCCGGATTTCATCTCCCGCAGGAAAATGAGCCGCTACAGGATTCTGCTCAATCCAGTTGGTCCTGTCAAATTTTACTGATTGATCACCGTACCTTAAAGTTCCCTTCCCTTCGATAACCAGTAGCGCGGTTTCATATTCATTCGACAGGATCGTCTCCTCTGAATTTGCGTCCATTTGAAGGATTTGAAATCTCAATCCTGTATCGTCGTCAGGCGTCAGATATTCATTGTACCCGACCGAAAACGTCTTATCCCGAAATATCTTGACCAGACTCAAACACTAAGCCTCCTTTTTCGCAATTGATTTACCACAATCTGAATATAAATTGAATGAATCGGTTGAAATTTGACATTGAAAACTCACTTTCACCATCAGGTTGCGAGCATTCTCTCCCGTACAATACCAACCAGACCGTCATAGCCCCCCAGGAATTGACTTAGAGTGCGAACTGAAGGGCCGAACTTGAGGAATTCCTCGACCTTCATTCCGTCTTCCTCATAAGCCCTTCTGAAGTCAACAAACTTCTCCTGAAGCTGATCTATTATTTTCTTATCAACATCATTATCCATTCGTTCCTTCACCTCGATATCGGAATCATTAAACTTATTCCACCAATCATAGGGCATGCTGATGACCACGTTACCCCCCACCAGCTCCGACCAGTGCATATGACACCTGAAGGCTGCGGACAGTAGTTTACTCCTGTATCCCCGTTCCTTAAATATCTTGTAGGCTCTTTTAAATATTGCCACACCCGCCCAGTCCAGGTAATCGGGATCAATCGTAATACTTTCATCCTTCATAATCCCCCTGAGGTGATCATCAATTCGTCCTACCATTATAGTCACGTAAGGTGAGAGATTGGAAGTATCCACTCCGTTTTCTTCCGCCCTCTTCCAACCCCTCTCGACCGCCTCTGCGCAGCTGACCGCTTGAGGAACTGAGAAACTGACCGTGGCGTTGATGGTAATCCCCTGGCTTACTAACTCTTCGATAGCCTCAAGTCCGGGACCGATTGCCGGACATTTAATGGCTACGTTAGGCGCTAATCCGGCTAAATGCTTCGCTTGTTCCACCATTCGCTCAGGGTTCGGATACTGCTTCGGATTCACCTGAAGCGAGAGCTTTCCCTTCTCTCCATTTGTTTTATCATATACCGGTTT carries:
- a CDS encoding transaldolase family protein, which codes for MQLTTDFGSDWWNDSCDLKELQDAVDQGAVGATSNPVIVKMVVENKPDEWLPVIDRLISESPNKTEDDITWALVDDIGTRAAKILKPVYDKTNGEKGKLSLQVNPKQYPNPERMVEQAKHLAGLAPNVAIKCPAIGPGLEAIEELVSQGITINATVSFSVPQAVSCAEAVERGWKRAEENGVDTSNLSPYVTIMVGRIDDHLRGIMKDESITIDPDYLDWAGVAIFKRAYKIFKERGYRSKLLSAAFRCHMHWSELVGGNVVISMPYDWWNKFNDSDIEVKERMDNDVDKKIIDQLQEKFVDFRRAYEEDGMKVEEFLKFGPSVRTLSQFLGGYDGLVGIVRERMLAT
- a CDS encoding 5-deoxy-glucuronate isomerase, with the protein product MSLVKIFRDKTFSVGYNEYLTPDDDTGLRFQILQMDANSEETILSNEYETALLVIEGKGTLRYGDQSVKFDRTNWIEQNPVAAHFPAGDEIRIMTEEVSRLAVISTLNGSRFDGKIYLPEEVDIERRGEDILDGTCYRLVRLVFDRTIAPENAKLVLGEVLNFPGKWSSYPPHHHEQPEIYYYEFSPHEGYGHGELGEDVFKIKHQDLLKITNSRDHSQVSAPGYHMYYIWAIRHLDDAPYTGFEFTEPYDKLLD